The DNA window CCGGGTGGAGTACGTCGAGAACTTCCTCCTGGCTCCCGCCGGCGAGGCGGACAAGGCGTACGAGCGGGTGAAGCCCTTCGTCGCCCCGGAGAATCGCGCGCAGGTCCAGGCGAAGCCGGCCAGCGAGGTGACTTTCAACGTGGTGCGGCTGCTGGAGACGCCGGTCATCACCGACACCACCGACGGCACCAAGGTCACCCTCCGGGTGCAGCAGATCGGCCTGCTGCGCGCCGACGGCACCCTCGTGCCGCCCGTGTCCACCGACACCGAGTACCAGTTCGGGCTGCGCGCGGCGCAGGAGGACCGGCCGGAGCTCGGCTGGTACGTCACCGATCCGCCGCCGAACGCGCTGCTGCTCAGCGACAACGCGCTGCAGCGGTACTACCAGGCCCACACCATCTACTTCTGGAACACCGACCGCAGCCGGCTGGTGCCGGACCAGCGTTACCTGCCGCGGGCCGTGCCGGACGAGCGGCGGGTGACCGAGGTGGTGCGGTGGCTGACGGCCGGGCCCTCCGAGTGGCTGCTGCCCGGGACGACCCGACTGCCCGACGGCACCCGGTTGATCAACAACGCGACCGGTGCGGACGACCAGTGGGAGGTCAACCTCGACATGCCCGTCGACGTCGGCGAGGCGCGGGTGGAACAGTTCCTCGACCAGCTCGCCCTGTCGCTGCCCGAGCTGAACGGCCGGCTGGAGCTGAAGATCCACAACCAGTCCCGGGAGACCATCGACGACCTCGCGGCGCACCGGCTGGCCCACCCGGCGTACCCGATCAGCGGGGACCCGCTGCGGTTCTGCGTCTACGACAGCGCGGTGCATCCGCTCGCCGTCGACCCCGACGAGGCGAAGGGCCCGGTGCCCATCGCGCCCGAGGCGAACAGGGACGTGGTCTCGGCCGGACTCAGCCGGTCCCGCGACGAGGTGCAGGCCGCCCTGGTCACCGCCGGGGCGGGCCAGCGGCGGCAGCGGCTGGCCGTCGGCGCCGGCCCGGCGCCGGTGGCCGACTTCCGGCGCAGCCCCGGGGCGTACGCGTCGATGGGCCGCCCGGTCTGGTTGCGCTCGGCCAACCCCGAGCGCCCTCAGGGGCTGGTGGTGGCCGACGGGAAGCTCTACCGGTTCGACGTGAACGCCCAGCTCAGGACGGTGCCGCTGAGCGTGGAGGGCAAGGTGACCGCGGTGGCCGCGTCGCTGGACGGGCACCGGATCGCGGTGATCGTCAACGGCGCCCTGTACGTCGCGGCGGTCAACACGGACGGCGGGGTGGTCTCCGTGGGGCCGGTCCGCCGGCTCGTCACCTCGCTGACCGACCTGTCGGCCGTCGAGTGGGCGCGGGAGAACACCCTGTACCTGGCCGGCTCGGCGGGCCAGCCGGCGGTGTACGAGATCAGCGTGGACGGCGCGCTGGAGACGGCGCTGAAGAAGAACGTCGGGGCGCGGGTGACCCACATGTCGGCGTACCCGATCAACGCGGTGGTGCCGTTCAACGCCGCCAACCTGATGTACGAGGCGAGCGGGGTGGCGTACTGGAACAGCAACCCGCACGACAAGATCAAGCGCGAGCAGGTGCCGGACCTGACGCCGCCGCCCGCGGGGGTCCAGGTCGGCGAGCCGACCGCGCCGTTCTTCCTCTACTGAGGCCCGCGTGCGCGGCGTCGGCGGGCTCTGGGCGGATCTGACCGACCTGGTGCTGCCGGCGGAGTGCGCGGGCTGCCGGGACCGGGCGGCCACCCGGCACGGGTTCTGCCCCGGCTGCGTGGCCGCCCTCGATGCGCTGCGCCCGCGGCCGGCCCGTCCGACCCCGGCGCCGCCCGGCCTGCCGCCCTGCGTGGCTCTCGGCCCGTACGCCGGGCCGCTGCGCGAGGCCCTGCTGGCGTACAAGGAACGCGGCCGGCACGGGCTGGCGCGTCCGCTGGGCGGGCTGCTCGCCGACGTGGTGGCCGAGGCGCTGGCGCCGGGCCCGGCGGGGGAGGTCCTGCTGGTTCCGGTGCCCGACACCGCGGCGGCGGCCCGCGCCCGGTACGGCGACCACCTGGGCCGGCTGGCCCGGCACGCGGCGACCCGGCTGCGGCGGGCCGGCTGGCCCGTGCGGGTGGTGCGACCGCTGCGCGCGCTGCCCCGGCCGGACTCGGTCACCCTCGACAGCGCCGGGCGGGCCCGGGCCGCGGAGGCGGCGTTCCGGCCCGGCCCGGGCTCGCCGCCGCTCGCCCCCGGGGCCGCGCGCCCCGGGCGGCGGTGGTGGTGGTGCTCGACGACATCGTCACCACGGGCGTCACCCTCGCCGCGGTGAGCCGGGTGCTGACCGCGAGCGGGCTCTCACCGACCGTCGCCGCGGTGCTCGCCGCGACGCGGAAGCGTCGGCCGTTGTGACCCTTCGTGTTTCCATTTCACCCGTAGGTGTATGGGCTGGGAAGAATCCCGGGCCTTTCCTGCGACTTGGGGTGACTGGTGAGGCGTACAGGGGTTAGCGTTTCCATGTCGGGGGTAGGAGGGGCAATCCCATCCACCGCCGGC is part of the Micromonospora olivasterospora genome and encodes:
- a CDS encoding LpqB family beta-propeller domain-containing protein, translated to MRRRPWFAGALGAALLLTGVVGCGIPGESEVRVDGQVSAARPGSSSYRGDEPPNRTATVTDRVEYVENFLLAPAGEADKAYERVKPFVAPENRAQVQAKPASEVTFNVVRLLETPVITDTTDGTKVTLRVQQIGLLRADGTLVPPVSTDTEYQFGLRAAQEDRPELGWYVTDPPPNALLLSDNALQRYYQAHTIYFWNTDRSRLVPDQRYLPRAVPDERRVTEVVRWLTAGPSEWLLPGTTRLPDGTRLINNATGADDQWEVNLDMPVDVGEARVEQFLDQLALSLPELNGRLELKIHNQSRETIDDLAAHRLAHPAYPISGDPLRFCVYDSAVHPLAVDPDEAKGPVPIAPEANRDVVSAGLSRSRDEVQAALVTAGAGQRRQRLAVGAGPAPVADFRRSPGAYASMGRPVWLRSANPERPQGLVVADGKLYRFDVNAQLRTVPLSVEGKVTAVAASLDGHRIAVIVNGALYVAAVNTDGGVVSVGPVRRLVTSLTDLSAVEWARENTLYLAGSAGQPAVYEISVDGALETALKKNVGARVTHMSAYPINAVVPFNAANLMYEASGVAYWNSNPHDKIKREQVPDLTPPPAGVQVGEPTAPFFLY